The genomic interval GACATCAGAAAATCAATACAAGCCAGTATCCAACACTGATTAGCTTCAACATCAGTCAGCTCACATAAGTTTAAACCTACTAATgcacttgaaacttcaaacttcTAAGACTAATAGACactcttgagtccatttcctgggaagaaccagtacttggagtCTCTTAGGAAAGATCTTGAGAATACTTCTTGCTTGGGGATCGAACCCTATACATCCCAGTCCGAGTCCAGATACCATATCTAAAACATAATTGCCCCCCTCCCCAACCCTAAGCTTATATTTACAATTACAAATACCAGTATATGGACAGCAACAAgaattaactagagctttgtcacagaggtgacgaatacccccacatgccgtattgtcacagaatattttgcatgttgtcttcacataaaacagcatacaccatgctcaatgtttaaaacgcactaagtgaccccgtgacctagtttttgacccggcatggcccatgtttgaactttacctacacatcatcaaaatacaacttctgaccaagtgtggtgaagctttgatgaaaactacttgatttagagcggggacaccatgctaaatgtttaaaacacactaagtgaccccatgacctagtttttgacccggcatgacctatattcgaacttgacctagacatcatctagatacaacatctgaccaagtttggtggagatCGGATAAAAagaacttgaattagagagcggacacttaatacggacagacagatagaccgaccgacagacaagctcactcctataacgcccctaaacttcgtttgtgggggtataattaatatttaagttcaaGTATACtcaagaaaacaaaattccaacacAATAACAACCcaaataaattggtaataaacaGTAGCATGTTTAACAAATTACATTACTAAAGCTGAAATGAATTAGGTTGAAATTTCAAAGCGCTGTGGGACAGATATTAATAAGTGATATTTATCTCAATTATTTATTGCTTACAGAGCTACAAAATGATTGGTTTCTATCTACTGGGTAAcattacatataattattttcCTCAAGAAAACAATCTCAATATTTGGTGGCCAGTCTTCAGAACTGAtgcaatatatttattgattttcatCTGGAAAATAACTCATCAAAATCAGGAACTATTGAGCAATTTGAGTTTCCATTCTGAATGAAGAAAAGATGTAAGATAAGCTGAGCTGGCTGTTCAGTTCATGAAAATCAACAGGAGAATTTGTCAGGAAAAATTCAGGAATACATTTAGTGCTGAGAGAGATTtattatagtaaaaaaaagttgAACTTGATACTAAATTGCAAGCACGCATGCAATATAAATCAAGTCTTCTTTTATGttgaaattttgtattatttgccTTTAACAAGGGAGATATAAAAAGGTGTTTGTTACCCTGaaggttaaaataaaaattaacaatcaaatgaaaaaaggTAAGGTAAGGTGATTAAATGAGCAAAATAAAAAAGCTGTTATTGTAAAAGGCAAAGTAACCCAAATGTGCTGACAACATTTTACAAGATCtaaacttgaaaaaaaacaaaaacattttacagcaaaaaaacacacatgacAAATGTTCGAAAACTTGAAAAATTAAGGCAATCACATTTCTAGTCCTGGTATGAAAGTAAAAGCAGCACAATAGGCAAAAGCTCTTACAATGCAGATTCTGGAAAACACTTCACCTAAAGCCATTAATTTAATTCTCTACAGCAACACACTTGCAATTTTGTAAGCTCATGTCCTTTAGAGACATTCTTGTACATTCTGTACTTCATGTACCTGCTATGAACCAGTTACAGGCAGTTGCACCTAGGACTGGTTACAGTAGCTATGAATACCCTATGACGCCACATGACCACATGTCGTATTTCATGTAACTAGTTGTAACCATCAtggttgatttgtatttttgaaacaTGTTGGAGTACTTCTCAGACAACATAATGTCTACCAACCCACAGACCGGCaggcaggcgggcgggcgggtctacggacggacggacaggcagacagacagacttcCGTTTTAATTTGGAACATCATTCTCTACTTCATTGTAAGGTgtatgaactggttaacatgcTTCGTAAAGAATCATCCAACTGTAATTCTATCAGCACTCTTCATCAGGACACCAAAACTTATAATAATCTTTATCATTATAACTttcttaacaagggctgtttgtaaaacatgcatgccccccatatgggctgtcagttgtagtggcagccattgtgtgaatatgctttttgtcactgtgaccttgacctttgacctagtgacctgaaaattaataggggtcatctgccaatcatgatcaatgtacctagaaagtttcatgatcctaggtgtaagcattcttgagttatcatccggaaagcattttactatttcaagtcactgtgaccttgacctttgacctagtgacctgaaaatcaataggggtcatctgccagtcatgatcaatgtgcctatgaagtttcatgatcctaggcgtaagcattcttgagttatcattggaaaccattttactgtttcgagtcactgtgaccttgacctttgatctagtgacctgaaaatcaacaggggtcatctgccagtcatgatcaataaacctatgaagttttctgatccttggcgtaagcattcttgagttgtcatcaggaaaccattttactgtttggagtcactgtgaccttgacctttgacctagtgacctgaaaatcaataggggtcatctgccagtcatgatcaatgaacctttgaagtttcatgatcctgggcgtaagcattcttgagttatcatccggaaaccattttactgtttcgagtcactgtgaccttgacctttgacctagtgacctgaaaatcaataggggtcatctgccagtcatgatcaatgttcctatgaagtttcattatcctaggcgtaagcattcttgagttatcatctggaaaccattttactgtatcgagtcactgtgaccttgaactttgacctagtgacctgaaaatcaataggggtcatcttacAGTcatgataggggtcatctgccagtcatgatcaatgaacctttgaagtttcatgatcctaggcgtaagcattcttgagttatcatccggaaaccattttactgtttcgagtcactgtgaccttgacctttgacctagtgacctgaaaatcaataggggtcatctgccagtcatgatcaattttcctatgaagtttcatgatcctaggcataagcattcttgagttatcatctggaaaccattttactgtttcgagtcactgtgaccttgaactttgacctagtgacctgaaaatcaataggggtcatcttacagtcatgatcaatgtacctatgaagtttcatgatcctaggcctaagcgatcttgagttatcatccggaaaccatctgatggacggaccgacatgagcaaaacaatataccccctcttctgcgaagggggagggggggcataacaataatcACAATTATCACCTACATGTTCACAAttgtcattatcatcattttctaTCATTATACTATCATCTTAAGTGCTTGGATCATCACTATTATATGACTTGTGTTACCCCATTTTGCATTACAAGAATTCGCAATTACTGGTATTGATATTATATCGCTGATGTTGAAATCACACTAATCAATTCTACTGCAGCACAAATAATTTAGGAATCTTGATATTATATTGTAGTTTTCTATATAATAATAGACTGAGTAGTACATTCTGAATAGCCAAAGTGATATAATTACGATTTTGGCTCCGTAAATGTGTGCGTATATACATAATATGCATAAACTGGAAGCTTATAGGAAGTGAAGAGCAGGGTATAATGTCATTCCTGTCTGGCAAAAACTTGAATACATTATGTACGGAAAATTTGCAGAAACTGTATGCGAAATATTCCCAAGAGCATGCATGGTAGACTGCATGCCAGAAACATGTGCTCAAATTACGAGCACTACAGATTTTATTTCAGCACtcaaattacttttttattattttaatgttgctgagcatgaaataaataaagtaatgcagATTAAGtgcttatatttttaataaaaattgcacGTTGTAACCTTGGTTCTATTTTAAGGCATTCTTTTCTTGATCAAAAATGGCTTGAGTATGTAAGTATGTAAGTGCACTTAAATTGTTTGTTACATTATTGTGAAATATGTTTGGTCATTCTTGACAAACATGACATAAATTCTGGAAATTAGTATTTACATTTATTCTAGAATTTAGTTAAGAAAGCAATTAAGTTTGGGTCAGAACTTATAGTAATAGTAGTGATGAGTTGGCAGCAACAATAGCAGTCATAGTAAAacaagttgtagtagcagcagaagaaaTTGCAATATAAGTACTAAAAGTTGCAGTTTACTCAAACTCTTTAATTCATGGCAAGAGACTGATTTCAATACAAATGTGCTATTAAAATTAATAAGATTTAATATTGTGGAAGGGAGACAACTTCTGCTGatttgttattgttaaacatgAGAGTTACTTCCCTGCAAAGAAGATTaaccaatataattatatttcaggGTAGGTGAGTAGCATGTAAATCACTGCCCACTGTCCACTGTAATATTACTGAAGTAATTACAATACAGTGAAACATcggaaaaaacaaacacttgaaTTTCCTTTCAGGAAACATGGAGAACAAAGCCATCCCAGAATGCCCGGCTGTGGAACCAAAAATTGGTGAACAGTGTATTATGTTCCTCAAGAGTACCCCACACACCAATTCTCACAATCTGTATGAGATCGAATTTAAACCTCGCTGTGGGGAAATAGGAATTATACTCGATGACTTGTCAATGATTTGCGGTCTAGAGCTCCACTACTCGACTGATGGTAAgctatataaaaacatacatatatacatacagatTCTTCGGAACTCGACTAATCCCTATGTGTAAACAACTTTTCAGTAATATTAACTTTTGTCACATAAATTGTAACATAATTGACAAAAGATCTAAATTCACTTTAGTTTGAATGACAATACATAACACCGTGGACTATAAGCCATTCCTGTTTGTACCTTCTAAAAATTAGCAGAAAAAAAGTTGTAAAAGTTCTGAATAACAGTAATAATCAATTGATTTTTCGATTTTACCATCCATTTGaggtgatttaatttcaattgCTTTAGCAGTAAAGAAAGATAAGACTTTAATTTTTGACATGCACCTCTTGTTAAAATATAGCTTAACTACTGATTCTATTCTCTTTATATTTACACCTATTCTAGGTTTGGCAATTTTGGATTGTACTTTTTTGCACATTAAAGTAATCGTTAATACAATttaaccaaaacaatgtgaaaaaatgcttttgtcgTGTTTCTGACATTTCACATTTTACATTTTTGAGAAACTTtgaatcattaaaaaatcaaCAAGATCAAAAAGTTTTTGGTAAATAGCCCATGCCTATTTAGCTGCGGTATCAATCCCTAATGCAGATGGTGTGTCCATCATTATGatctggggtcgtattccagaagcatcttaagtttaaaaaaattcttatccttaaattgggaaaatttcgTAAGTGTCTCATTTCCTAAtgcaatagtttggcatcaagcattacatcaatatacatgtaacatcattttgttaatgttattttaggaataccaaaagaaACATGTGATTCCTTATCTTGTAAAGAAATACacaacattgtaattttgaacttaagtgaagaaatgacttaagatgtttctggaataccaccccaggtgtttttttaattcatattcaTGCAAATTCTGTCAATCTCTATGGTAAGGGTTTCTAGCTCGATTTCAAGTGAATGCAGATTATGTCCATCTTAATGATCACCTTTTTTTTTCCAGTGAATGAATGCGAGGATTTTCAACCAATGTCAATGAGTGAAAATTGTTTACAGTTTGCACCTCCCACCAGTACCCAAggtattatttaatgttaaatacacatttaaaagGCAGTAAATGGGAATACTAGGAAGTAAATACTGCTAATGACagttgaaacaaaaaacaaataccggTATGGCTAATTGTTGTTTGACTCCTCCATAGCAATTGTATGCAAGtatataattttattcaattGAAACACATTTTTCAGATGCAGATCCAAATGATAAAAATTCTAAATTACTCTTTTGTGGATAAAACAGGCAAACCATAAATTAAACACGTCATACTTCAGTATATCAATATGCCTCCATACAATTATGTCCATCCTTACTATGAAAGAAGCCTCCATATAGCATAGCTTGATTAAACGAAACATGTAATAAGCATGTGAACTTTCTTATAATTCTAGCACCTGTTGTCGTCACAAATGAAAAGAATGAGAGCACCTACAAAACAATAACTGGAGAACCACCTAAGGTTGACAACAATAACAAAAGTTCCCACGGTGAGGAAAACACAGAAGAAACTGCAGAAAAGCCGAGTTCTGTCTCTGGAAGCAAAATCCAAACCGTTGAGTCTAAGAATCCAACAGGAACTGCAGCTAGTTGCTCCACCTCTAGTCTCTTAGGGTTCCTAGCATTAATCGTAGCTCTTCTAGTGtaaatgtaagaaaatattaaattaatcaattccagacattattttgttgttaacacaaaattataaatgGTAATATTCCTTCTCTggtcattatatatatttataacaagcaATTCGCAAACCAAGACAACCATGAACGCTTCACTGATCATTCCTTGATGGGTTGTTGTGATATTCCACGAGAGGAAAGGAGGATGAGGCAGACATCAAACACTGTCATGTGTGACGGTATGCTGTCACAAGGTCATTAGTCTGTCATGTGACAAGACATGCAGCAGTGCCACTACCGATTCATGCTACGTCTTGAGATGTAATGATCAGACCTACCTCTAATTTTAAAGCTgattatgtaatattttaaatagttgATATAAGGAGGCTTCTTGGATGTGTTGTAACCTGCTTAGAGATTTTCATCATAAATTACATTCTACAAACCATTTTACACTAAAAAACTTGCTGTTGCATAACTATACATCATTGCAGTGAAGAATATACTCATTTTCTGACAGCTGGTAAAAGAAAAAAAGCAGAAAAACTTAAATTGTAAAAATGCAGTATTGAATGGAGTCAACTCTGATGATGCATACACAAAACCAGGGGCATCGTTATTATTATATGCAATAACATCTTTCAGTATCATTGATTTTTTTGGTTAAAGCTTAGTCAAAATAAGCTCATTAAGTAAATAATGCAGTCTTGGATGCAGTCAACTTTGATGATGCTTACATGAAACCAGGGACATcgtaaatatgatataaattacaTCTTTCAACATCGGAGATTGTTTTGCTTAAAAAGTTCCTGTAACATTACCTCATAAGAAATGGATCAGGACTTCTTTCCTCAAAGTGACAAACCAGTCAGGAAAATAAACGTTATCGGACCAAAGTCAAAAGATCAGGAATGGTGGTCACTATAATGCAAGGAGGCCCCAGGAGGCCTGTACAATCTCTTATACTATGCTGCACATTTTAGCATGTGCATTTGATGATAAAATGATGATATATCACGGATACATATTACAGTTAGCATATTTATGTAATCTAATAGACAAGCAAATCAATCAGATGATACTGTGACAACTAGGTAAATATTTGGATTGTAACATTTGCAACAAAGGTAACACACCATTTAACCCGAGTGTGTACTCAAACAAAATAATGCCAAGAGACTTGGCTTGCTCAAGTCTTTTTTTAACCTAAAAAACTGACCTTTAATGACAGGCAAAACAGTTAATGCTTTAAAAGGATTGTTGAACATGAAAAGGACAGTTAAATTTTGTTGTTATGCATTTTGTGCTGTGATGGTAGTCTGCCTTATAAATGCATGTAGATGTCTTTAAGTATGCCCAGTGTTAAAATACTACCTGCCTCATTGTTCCTTTTATTATACACAACATGCatttgacaatgcaaactaaaaagtttgatttaacaaaaataacgGGAGATCATGATTTGTAAAAAGGGGTCAGTAATaaaaagttataaccatttacagttgaaaaaatatcaatacaaatcCGGCACCATATCCTGGTGAATAGCAGACATTATCACATCAAAGTAATTTAACAGTTGCACTGCAGAATCTTAAATAAGCACTATGAAACTATTGCTTTGTTAAGGAATTGTTAAGTTGTTCTTTTGCCGTAAATCTAAACCCTAAACAAAACTGTCCACAATCTTTCTTTTACTTGTCTTTTTCCAATATGTGCCGCTTGTATTCTCGTACTTTTATTTTGCTGGTAAAAACTCCAGTTTTATGGGTAGAATGTTTGTGCAATAATCCATTTATTCATTAGACAAAATTTGTCGcaaacttgtgttttttttactaaatttgtgtaaattataaatgtttaaatatagcTGATTACTCTTTTCCTCATTGATTTCTATAATAATTTATAAGGGCTTTATCATTTTACTGTAAAATTAAAAGGTTTATTCAAGAGTTTatgaataaataatgaaataaaaattgtacttttttgtatgatttttttttaacttatgcctttattttgtgaaaatatttttattgtcaGTGCTACGCCTGTGTGAATGAAGAGGTCTTGTGTTGACTTCATTAAAGTCATTTTGAGATTGCATGTATTTTCATGTAAATAGTTATGAAATAAGCTTAAGCCTTAAGTACTTTGTATACTATATAAATGTGTTGTATTGCTCTTGTTTTATGTCTTatgtctatatgtatattgtgccCATATGTGCTAACTTCGCCTTTAATAATTAAATTCTCTCACATCTGTAAcaatacaaaattttatatttttgttgcttcaaataacttttaaaaacaaatgcTTAAACAAACAGAAACTTAATGTGGAAAATGGGGTTAAGCAATTCAAAACATTTCCAAAACAATCCAATAACGGAGAATTATATTATATGGTATGCCATTATTAAGTaaattaacatgtatatattttatgctttccaatggtttatagagaaatagcattgaattaaaattgataattctctgttaaaaacagtgaaaataaacagtgaaaattatcaataatttcatTGCTTGACCAAAACTATTTTTGGATATGTTTGGTTTCCCCGTTGTGACTTCCAATTTTACCAAGGGCGACTACTCTTCAATGTTTCTTACAACATACATATTAGCTTCccttgtacatacatgtattgacaTGTGGGGCACCTAACAGTGAATGAGATTGGccagaatggcaaaaatacaaaaataatcatttctaAGCATAAAATAGAAAGACAACATGttagatttggtggaatatcaattttaattcacttgtgatcatatgacaaaaatattttcacaagtggcaaagccactcgtgaaaatatttatttctgtgatcactcgtgaattaaaactgatgttgcaccaaatccaacaaatatcttctatatatTCACCAATTCGGATTAAAGATGACATGCAACAGAGTATTAGTTACTCTTCATACTTTTCAGTACAAGATGCTCACACATATTACTTGTTCACACATAAgcactacatgtacatttgagtCTATTATGTAAAGTTGGAATACAACATTAATTCTAGAATGATCTGTTTCAGCTTCATTTGCTTGGTTTTGACCTTGCAAATGTCAGTGGTCATAAAAACAATGATTAAAGCCATACATTCTAGAGTTATCAATAAAAAATTGATGGACCTTTGCTCCTGCAACTCAAGGGCAAACCCCATTTGCTCATGCACCGCATGGGCAAACCCCCTTTGCACATACACATGCcgtgtatgagcaaagggggtttgcccatgcggtgtatgagcaaaggagGCTTGCCAATACGGTGCTGAACAGTCCATTCTTGAATTAATGTCGTATTCCAACTTTACATAATAGactaattgttgtttttttacacaaaatgtgaATGATTCAGTGGTTCAAAGTTGAGAATATTGTATCTCCTCCCAATGTTTATATGGAATACAACAGTTTTGCATCTCGTCCCACAATATTGAATTGTGTACATTTTTGTACATAATTAAATGCATTCTATAAGAAAGTAAACAGCATTCACTAAATTGTGTACACACTTCTTagatgatattttattattaagctTTGTGTGTCTGTATATTATTGACAGTACGCTGAAAAGATATACAATCTTATTTAAAGTAAGATTTAATTCTTTTTCATCAGATTGTGAACAATagcatatatattaaaaatacgcCATCAATGCTAACATTTTCTTACATCTTCATAATACTTATCAGTTTTTTCTAAGTGCATAAACATTTCATTGCAAATCTAATATATAAGAAAGCTATACTGAATTCAAGTTGTAAATAATTGACATTTGCTACAAACATGTTGACATAGCTACATCTGCTGAATGTGATCACCATATTCATGATATTTGTGTTTATACCTTAAGTTAACAATATGAAGGTGTTTGCTCATACATTCTTAAGTATTGTGGAATAAATGAGTGTTTCATATTTCGTTTTTTCGTAAATGAAATTCTTGCAGTATGGAGTTTGCTGTTGTTGTGTTTTACACAGTTACCAGCAAACAAACATGGATGACTGCTTTTCAGAAATAACTTATTGTACCTTTATACAGTCCTTTGACACTAGTTATCTAATTGACTCTAACGTCTGATTTGCTTTATGTCTCTCTTTTCACACAAGTTTGATTTATGatgtttcttttgaaaaaaataaatatttctgtgTCACTAGTTTTTGATAAatgaattgaaaacattttacaatcaattgaattcaacatttaatcaatacatagtacaacaagaaaccgtcggagatgggtgatgctccctaaAGTGTTTGTTGTCACAacattgcactatatattcagatcaaaagaaacgtcttgaggggcataactttggacaaaataatacgatggatggtttagcaacttaaaaatttcaaagggccgtaactctgtgaaaaatcatctgaccagaattggctgataataagcacatctcctcttggtagtgaagcttcccataaattttaattgaattccagtcattagttgctgagaaatagcctggacaagaattgcactatatgtacagtaaatggaaaatttcaaagggccataactctgtgaaaaatcatccgacgagaaccagctgataatatgcacatctactcttggtagtgaagcttcccattaagtttcattgaattccagtcattagttgctgagaaatagcccggacaaaaattgcactatatgtacagttaatggaaaatttcaaagggccataactctgtgaaaaatcatccgaccagaacaggctgataatatgcacatctcctcttggtagtgaagcttcccataaagtttcattgaattccggtcattagttgctgagaaatagcccggacaaaaattgtgcacggacggacg from Dreissena polymorpha isolate Duluth1 chromosome 1, UMN_Dpol_1.0, whole genome shotgun sequence carries:
- the LOC127865036 gene encoding uncharacterized protein LOC127865036, whose translation is MEKIALLVLGALVAVCHGCTIDLPWYARGTKEVDESRVHFSEFVVFGSITKNATEALMYKDLKGIFTVEFESLCSYKGGPVESTIFITGMGNMENKAIPECPAVEPKIGEQCIMFLKSTPHTNSHNLYEIEFKPRCGEIGIILDDLSMICGLELHYSTDVNECEDFQPMSMSENCLQFAPPTSTQAPVVVTNEKNESTYKTITGEPPKVDNNNKSSHGEENTEETAEKPSSVSGSKIQTVESKNPTGTAASCSTSSLLGFLALIVALLV